GCGCACCATAGCGCCGATTAATCGTTGTGGATAGAAACTTCTTCGGCGTGTCGTGTCGGGTTGACTTCTCGGGCGTGTTGAGTGGCGCCGGAGGACCCCGCAGGTTAACAGCGGATTACCTTCGCTAGTGAAGCAACATCACGCGATGTTCGCCAGACAACACAGCAACGCCCGGGTGAGAACCGACACGGTTCCCACCCGGGCGTATTGACGCTGGCGTCAGGCTTCGGCGACGACGTTCAGCGACACCGAGGTCTCCACACCCGGGTGCAGCCGCACCTTCACCGAGTGCGCACCGAGGCTCTTGATGTGCGCCTTCGGCAGCTGAACGGTCCGCTTCTCGAGGTTCGGACCGCCGGCCTTCTTGATTGCGGCGACCACATCGGTCGAGGTGACCGAGCCGAACAGCTTGCCGGTGTCGGCCGAGGCGTTCACCGCGAGCTCGACACTGTCGAGCGCCTCGATGGCGGCCTTGATCTCGTTGGCATGCTCCACGCCGCGAACCGTCTTGGTCTCGCGGGCACGACGGATGTCATCCGCCTGGCGCTGGGCACCGCGGCTGGCGACGATCGCCAATCCGCGCGGCAGCAGGTAGTTGCGGCCGTAGCCGTCTTTGACTTCCACGGTGTCACCGGGCTCGCCCAGGTGATCCACGTCAGCGGTAAGAATCAGTTTCATCTCGTTGATCTTTCGTTTCCGGTGGCGGACTACCGCGTGGACGAACCGAACGGCAGCAGAGCCACCTCGCGGGAGTTCTTCACCGCAACCGCGATGTCACGCTGGTGCTGGACGCAGTTGCCGGTCACCCGGCGGGCGCGGATCTTGCCGCGCTCGCTGATGTAGGTGCGCAGCAGTGCGGTGTCCTTGTAATCGATGATGGTGCCCTTGCCCTTCTTGGAGCAGAACACGCACTTGCGGGTCTTGACCGGCTTTTCCGGTGCCGGCCGCCGCTTATTGGACTTGGCCATATCGCTATCTCTTTCTCAGTATTGCTCGTGGGAGTGCTTCAGGAAGCCACTCAGAAGGGGGGCTCGTCATCGGCGCCGTTGAAGGACCCCGACGCCGGGGCACTGCCCCACGGGTCCTCGGCCGGGGCCGCCTGGCCACCACCGCTGCCGCTGCCGCTGCCGCGGGATCCCCCGCCGCCACCGCCGCCGAAGCCACCGCCACCGCCGCCTCCGCGGCTGGCCTTGTTGACCTTGGCGGTCGCATATTTCAGCGACGGACCGATCTCCTCGACCTCGACCTCCATGACGGTGCGCTTCTCGCCCTCGCGGGTTTCGAAGGACCGCTGCTTGAGCCGCCCGGTCACGATCACCCGAGACCCTCGGGTCAGGCTTTCGGCCACGTTCTCGGCGGCCTCGCGCCAGATGTTGCAGCGTAAGAACAGCGCTTCGCCGTCCTTCCACTCCCCGCTCTGGCGGTCGAAGATCCGCGGAGTCGACGCCACGGTGAAGTTGGCGACAGCCGCGCCGGACGGTGTGAACCGCAATTCCGGATCGGCCGTCAAGTTTCCGACGACGGTGATGGTGGTGTCACCAGCCACTGGGGTCCTCCTGAGATGGACGGCATATTGGGCGCGAGCCTACGCAAGGCGTAGGACACCCGACAGCCGTTCGGTGATCAGTGCTTGTCGGTCCGCATGACCTTGGTGCGCAGCACCGACTCGTTCAGGCTGAGCTGACGGTCGAGCTCAGTCACCGTGGCGGGCTCGGCTTTCACGTCGATCACCGCGTAGATGCCTTCGGCATGCTTGGCGATCTCGTACGCCAGCCGCCGGCGGCCCCAGATGTCGACCTTGTCGACACTTCCGCCGTCCTTGCGGATGACGTTCAGGAACGTCTCCAGCGAGGGAGCTACGGTGCGCTCGTCAAGTGTGGGGTCGAGGATGACCATGATTTCGTATGGACGCATTAGAACCTCATCACCTCCTATGGTCGTAGTGCGGCCACGGGGGTTCCCGTGGCAGGAGGGTCGCCTGCGTCGGCAACCGGCCCAGGCTACAGGAACAAGGGCTGAGCTGGGAAATCCGCTCGCAGGTCACCTGACTTCGGCCGGCTGTTGCTCCTGGGCCGGCGCCGCGCTGACCCGGATCCGCCGATCCGGCGGCCGCAACCAGTCGGGCAGCCAGCGCGGCGGATCGTCGGGCGCCCCGTCGAAGACGCCGCCCGCGGGATCGTCGACCCGGCCGCCCCACCGGACGAGATCCAGCTCCGGGCGATAGATCTGGCGAATCACCAAAGCGCACAGCACGATCACCGCGATATCGCGCAGCAGCACCGTCGCGGTGAACCACTGCTCGGGCAGTCCGCGATTGGCTTCGCCGTAGAGGTAGAGCATCCGGGGCACCCACACCAGCGCGTCGATCGTCATCCACACCAACAGGATTCGGCGATGCGGCAGTGCCAGCACCGCCAGCGGAACCAGCCACAGCGAGAACTGCGGGCTCCACACCTTGTTCGTCAACAGGAACGCCGCCACCACCAGGAATGCCAGCTGCGCCACCCGCGGCCGCTGCCGGGCCGTCAACGCGATGAACCCGATCGCGATACAGCACGAGGCGAACAGCACCGCGGTGACCGTGTTGAGGATGGTCGGGGGCTGCCAGAAACCGAGGTCGGTGTCGAACCCACGCCACCCGGTGAACGACTTGACGACGTTGTACAGCGAGTCCATGTCGTCGCCGCGACGGGTGTTGAGCCGGAAGAACTCCGACCACCCGCGCGGGAACAACGCCATGATCGGCAGGTTGACCACCAGCCAGGCGGCGAGTGCCGTGGCCGCCGTCTTCGCCACCTCACGCAGCCGTCCCGTCCGCACCGCCAACAGCACCAGCGGAACCAGCAGCAGCACCGGGAACAGCTTCGCCGCCACGCCCAGGCCGATCAGCGCACCGGCCAGCACGGGTCTTCGCCGCGCCCAGGCGAGCATCGCGCCGACCGCGAATGCCGTTGCCAGCGCGTCGAAGTTGGTGAAGATCTGGAAGATCACCAGCGGCGACGCGGCGACCAGCGCGGCATCCCACACCCGGCGGCCGGCCAGCATCGCCGTCGCCCACACGGTCGCCAGCCACGCCAACGCCAGACCGAAGGCCGCGATGTTGAAGAACATCACCACCTCGGCGACCACCGGCACCGACACCGCCCGGGTGACCGCCGAATAGGTCTTCGCCAACGCCATCGACACGTACTGATACAGCCCGGTCAGCACCGGATACTCCATGTACCGCACGGCGGTCTCGCCGTCGTAGGTGATCCGCGGCTCACCGCTACTGTCGGTTTCGATCCAGCTCGACTTGTACGGGAACTTGCCCTGGTTCAACAGTTCCGCGGTGTAGAGCGGCACGGTGTCGGAGTAGCAGAGCTCGTAGTAGGCGCGGTTGTTCTCCCAGTTGGCCACCCGCTGATCCGCCGATCCCGTGCCGGTGGTCTGCAGGCAGGCGGCCTTCGTCGAATAGCCCAGCGCCAGGAACACGACGGCGAGGACGAGCATGACCCGCAGCGGAGTCATGACGCGCTGCCTGCCGATCAGGGCGTGCCGCCCGACGGACCCGCCGATGGTGTCGGCGAGTGCCGCCCCGATGCGATCAGTGCGGCTGGGGAGATCGCGGTCGTCGACGCTGCGTCGGTCCTGCGCCGGCGGCGCCGGCGACACCCACCCACGCTGCGGCTCCTCGGGCTCCGTCACGGAGGCGGCGGCGGACCCGGCGGTACGGGTGCGCCCGGGACGACCGGCTGCGGCTGCACGGGAACAACGGGTGCAGGCACCGGCGCGCCGACCGGTGGTGGCGGGCCCACCGGCACCGTCGTCGGCGGGCCGAGCGGAATCGTGATGCCCGGCGCGACTTCGAGTGTCGGCTGGATGACCGTCTCGGTCGGAGTGGGCACCAAGGTCGAGGTGGCCGTCGGCCGCGGCGCCTGCGGCACACCCGCGTAGCCACCGATCTCTTCCGGCTTCGGGAACGACTCCTCGTCGGTGCCGTCGAGCGCGCCGTCCATCGTGGCCTTCCAGATGTCCGACGGCAGACCCGACCCGTACACCGGGGAGCCCCACTTGTTCTCGAGCGGTTTGGTGCCGTCGACCGTGCCGACCCACACCGCGGTGGACAGCGACGGGGTGAACCCGACCATCCACGCGTCGCGGTTGGCGCCGGTGTCACCGAGCTGGTTGGTGCCCGTCTTGGCCGCCGAGGGCCGTCCGCCGTCCAGCGCGTGACCGTTCGAGTACGCCGCGATCGGCTGCATCGCGGAGGTGACGTTGTCCGCCACGGTCTTGTCGATGCGCTGCTCGCCGCTGTTGTCCTCCTGGGTGGCGTCGAACAGCACGTCGCCCTGGGAGTTGACGACCTTCTGGACGAAATGCGGTTTGTGATAGAGGCCGGACGCGGCCAGCGTCGCGTACGCCGAGGCCATGTCGATCACCCGGGACTGGTACTGCCCCAGCACGACTCCGTTGTTGGGCGGGCCGCCCTTACCGTCCTCGCTCAGTGTGTGGTCCACACCGGGAAAACTCTCGGCGATCCCGGCCTGATGCGCGGCGTCGGCCACATCCTGCGGACCGTTGTTCAGCTCGAGCATCAGGCGGTAGTAGCTGGTGTTCAGCGAGCGCTTCAGCGCCTCGGCGATGTTGCAGGTGCCGCAGCTGTTGCCCTCGACGTTGCCGATCTTGATGCCGTCGACCTCCAGCGGTGAGCTGTCGACCTGGAACCCCAGGCCGATGCCCTGCTGCAGCGCGGCGACGAGCGCGAACACCTTGAACGACGACCCCGTCGGCAGACCGGCCTGAGCGAAGTCGAACCCGTTGGCGTCCGAGCCGCCGTAGTAGGCCCTGACCCCGCCGGTCCTCGGATCGATCGACACCACCGCGGTGCGCATGTCGGGGTCCTGGCCGTCGAGGTACTCCGCGACGGCCTCCTCGGCCGCGCGCTGCGCCTTCGGGTCGATGGTGGTGGTGATCTGCAGACCCTCGGTGTTGAGTTGCTGCTCGCTGATGTTGAACAACTCGAGCAGCTCACGCTGGACCTGACGTTCGATGAGGCCGTTGGGGCCCGTCGTCTGATTCTGGTTCTGCGCCTCATCCGGCGCGACGGTCGGCGGGAACACCTGCGCCGCGCGGTCGGCCTCCGACAGCGCGCCGATGTCGACCATCCCGTCGAGCACCCAGGTCCACCGCTCCGCGGCACCCTCCGGGTCGACGGCCGGATCGAGGGCGGACGGGCGCTGGATGAGCGCCGCCAACAGTGCACCCTCGGAGACGGTGAGTTCTTCGACCGGTTTGTTGAAGTACGCCTTCGACGCCGCGGCCACGCCGTAGGCGCCGCGCCCGAAGTAGATGATGTTCAGATACGACTGCAGCACCTGGTCTTTGGACCACTCGCTGGACATCTTCGTCGAGATGACCAGCTCCTTGGCCTTTCGGGTCAGGCCTCCCAGCCCGCCCCGCTCCGAACCGACGAGCGCGTTCTTCACGTATTGCTGCGTGATCGTCGACCCACCCTGGATGTCGCCGCCGAACAGGTTGTTCTTGAACGCGCGGGCGAAGCCGGTGAGCGAGAAGCCGGGGTTGGAGTAGAAGTCGCGGTCCTCGGCGGCCATCACCGCGTCCCGCACGTGCACCGGGATCTGGTCGATGTCGACGTCGACGCGATTGCCTTCCGGCGGAACGATCTTCGCGATCTCACTGCCGTCGCCGGCGAGGATCGTCGACACCTGGTTCGTCCGGATGTCGCCCGGGTTGGGCACATCGACGATCATGTAGGCCATACCGAACGTCACCAGCGGCAGCACGATCAGCACGGCCGCGGCGGCGATCAGTCCGCGCCGGACCCACTTCCAGTTGATCTGCTCGCGCCAGTGCGGGCGCCTTCCCGGCGGCGGGCCCGACGGTCCTCCGCCACCGGGTCCGCGTGGCGGCGGGGGCTTCTGCGGAGGGGTGCCGTCGAGCGCGGCCTTGACCACGTCGATGGGGTCGCGCAGGTGCGCGGGGGGTTCGTCGCGGAACTGCGGGAGTATCGCGGTCCGCCCGTCATCGGGCGCCCTCGGCGGACGGTTGCGGGGAGACGGTTCCGGTGGCCGGCGCACCGGCCTCTCACCGGGGCGCGGTGGACGACCGCGGTCCGCGTGCCGGGGGCCCCTATCGGATGCTGCACGGTCGGATCCTGGAGGCGGCGCACCGACACCGTCAGCAGCATGTCCCCTACGGACATCGCCGGCCGACCGTTCGTGGCGCCCTTCGCTATTCACTCGCCGTACGCGCGCTCTTGCGCGCCGGCCGGGTACCGCGCGGGGCCTTGGGCGGCCGCACCGCGCCGAGCACATACGACTTCACCAGGTGATTCCATTCACAGGTTCGGCATACCTCCACCACATGTACGGAGAACTCGTCGAACTTGGTGGCCAGCAGAACCAGCTCCTCGGCGGTTCGCGCTGACCCGGACACCGGGCCCAGATGGTCCCCAAACACCCACGACACCAGCGTGAGCTGCTCCTTGCGGCAGATCGGGCACATCACCGAGCTCTGCTTGCCGTGGAACTTCGCGGCACGCAGGAGGTAGGGATTCGCGTCGCAGACCTCCGAGACGCCGGTGCGCCCCGAATAGACCTCAGCCAGCAGGGACCGGCGCCGCAGCGCGTAGTCCACCACCTGTCTCTGCAATCGCACGCAGACCAGAGTACGTCGGCCCTTTGCGCACCGAGCGTCAGACGCCGCACGTGATCACCTTTTCCGCGTCTGGTCTGCGGCGTTGCCCCTCGAACTCTTACGATCCTGGCGTGGCAGTGAGCAGCTCAGGGCGGCCGACGACGGGAACCCGGGCCAAGGACAGCGACCGCAATGACATCTGCCAGGTGCTCGACACCGCGCTCAGCGAGGGGCAGCTCTCGATGGCCGAGCACGGCGAGCGCGTCAAGGCCGCCACCCACGCCGCGACGCTGGGCGACCTGCAGGCGCTGGTCTCGGACCTGCAGACCGCGAACGCGCCGGTGACGCTGCCCGATCTGAGCAGGCCGAAGCGGCGCCGCATCTCCCCGCAGGCCGGCTGGGGCGTCAAGGTGGCGATGGCAGCGGTGCTCGTCGTGCTGGGCGTGTGCATCGGCTGGGGCCTCTACGGCAATACCAGCTCACCGTTGGATTTCCAGAGCGACCCGGGCGCCAAGTCCGACGGCATCCAGGCCAAGGTGCTGACCCCGCCGCGGCAGTTGCAGTCCCTCAACGGGCTCAACGGACTCTTCGAGCAGATGCGGCAGCGCTTCGGCAGCACCATGGGCTACGAACTGGACATCCGCGCCGACTACGCGTCGCTGGACCGGCCGGACCCCGCGGACAACCGCCGTCAACAGAACTACGACTACCGCGGCGGGTGGGGTGACCCCTGGGGTTCGCCGACCAGCCTGAGCAGCGACGACCGGCTGGTCGACCTAGCGAGGTTCGACTACGAGAAGACGCTCGCGGTGATGCGCGGAGCGCCCGACACCCTCGGGATGAACCGCGCCGACGTCACCGACTCCTGGCTGCGGATCGGGCCGTCCACCGACCCCGCGACTCCCGACCTCGTCACCCTGGAGATCGTCGTCAACAGCGACTTCGGCAGCGGCCGTATTGAGCTGTACCCCGACGGCACCACCAAGGCGATCTGGCCGCCCAGCAACTGACCTCCCGCGGGCGCACAACGACGGACCGGGGTTCCCGATGTAGCGCCATATATATCGGCGCGATACTATTCTGCGAGGTGTCGGTGCGTCGTAGCGGCGATGCAGAAATGAGGAGGTGGTTCCCGGTGCTGGAACTCGCCATCCTGGGTCTGCTGCTCGAATCGCCGATGCACGGCTATGAACTGCGCAAACGCCTGACCGGACTGCTGGGTGCATTCCGCGCGTTCTCATACGGTTCGCTGTACCCGGCACTGCGCCGCATGCAGATCGACGGGCTGATCGTCGAAGACGCGGCACCGGCAGGCGCCGTCGCGCGCCGACGAGCGCGGCGGGTCTACCAACTCACCGATGCCGGCAAGCAACGCTTCGCGGAGCTCGTGGCGGACACCGGTCCGCAGAACTACTCCGACGACGGATTCGGTGTCCACCTCGCCTTCTTCAACCGCACTCCGGCCGAGGCCAGGATGCGGATCCTCGAGGGTCGCCGTCGTCAGGTGGAGGAACGTCGCGAAGGTCTGCGTGAAGCAGTCGCGCGAGCCAGCACCTCGTTCGACCGATACACCCGGCAGCTGCATCAGCTCGGGTTGGAGTCCAGTGAGCGCGAAGTGAAATGGCTCAACGAACTCATCGCGGCGGAACGTCTCGGGCAGGGAAGTCCGGACAACTCGTGAGAAACAGCCTTGAACCCGGGCGACCAGGGACAGCACTACCGAATTTCAGTAGGAGAGGGAGAGAACGGCCATGACTGAGCACGCAGGAGACATCCGGGTCGCCATTGTCGGCGTCGGAAACTGCGCGTCCTCGCTTGTACAGGGCGTGCAGTATTACAAGGACGCTGACGAGAATGCGACCGTGCCCGGTCTGATGCACGTTCGTTTCGGGCCCTACCACGTGCGCGA
Above is a window of Mycolicibacterium baixiangningiae DNA encoding:
- the rplI gene encoding 50S ribosomal protein L9, whose translation is MKLILTADVDHLGEPGDTVEVKDGYGRNYLLPRGLAIVASRGAQRQADDIRRARETKTVRGVEHANEIKAAIEALDSVELAVNASADTGKLFGSVTSTDVVAAIKKAGGPNLEKRTVQLPKAHIKSLGAHSVKVRLHPGVETSVSLNVVAEA
- the rpsR gene encoding 30S ribosomal protein S18 translates to MAKSNKRRPAPEKPVKTRKCVFCSKKGKGTIIDYKDTALLRTYISERGKIRARRVTGNCVQHQRDIAVAVKNSREVALLPFGSSTR
- a CDS encoding single-stranded DNA-binding protein, whose protein sequence is MAGDTTITVVGNLTADPELRFTPSGAAVANFTVASTPRIFDRQSGEWKDGEALFLRCNIWREAAENVAESLTRGSRVIVTGRLKQRSFETREGEKRTVMEVEVEEIGPSLKYATAKVNKASRGGGGGGGFGGGGGGGSRGSGSGSGGGQAAPAEDPWGSAPASGSFNGADDEPPF
- the rpsF gene encoding 30S ribosomal protein S6, with amino-acid sequence MRPYEIMVILDPTLDERTVAPSLETFLNVIRKDGGSVDKVDIWGRRRLAYEIAKHAEGIYAVIDVKAEPATVTELDRQLSLNESVLRTKVMRTDKH
- a CDS encoding glycosyltransferase family 87 protein; amino-acid sequence: MSPAPPAQDRRSVDDRDLPSRTDRIGAALADTIGGSVGRHALIGRQRVMTPLRVMLVLAVVFLALGYSTKAACLQTTGTGSADQRVANWENNRAYYELCYSDTVPLYTAELLNQGKFPYKSSWIETDSSGEPRITYDGETAVRYMEYPVLTGLYQYVSMALAKTYSAVTRAVSVPVVAEVVMFFNIAAFGLALAWLATVWATAMLAGRRVWDAALVAASPLVIFQIFTNFDALATAFAVGAMLAWARRRPVLAGALIGLGVAAKLFPVLLLVPLVLLAVRTGRLREVAKTAATALAAWLVVNLPIMALFPRGWSEFFRLNTRRGDDMDSLYNVVKSFTGWRGFDTDLGFWQPPTILNTVTAVLFASCCIAIGFIALTARQRPRVAQLAFLVVAAFLLTNKVWSPQFSLWLVPLAVLALPHRRILLVWMTIDALVWVPRMLYLYGEANRGLPEQWFTATVLLRDIAVIVLCALVIRQIYRPELDLVRWGGRVDDPAGGVFDGAPDDPPRWLPDWLRPPDRRIRVSAAPAQEQQPAEVR
- a CDS encoding transglycosylase domain-containing protein; this encodes MRRPPEPSPRNRPPRAPDDGRTAILPQFRDEPPAHLRDPIDVVKAALDGTPPQKPPPPRGPGGGGPSGPPPGRRPHWREQINWKWVRRGLIAAAAVLIVLPLVTFGMAYMIVDVPNPGDIRTNQVSTILAGDGSEIAKIVPPEGNRVDVDIDQIPVHVRDAVMAAEDRDFYSNPGFSLTGFARAFKNNLFGGDIQGGSTITQQYVKNALVGSERGGLGGLTRKAKELVISTKMSSEWSKDQVLQSYLNIIYFGRGAYGVAAASKAYFNKPVEELTVSEGALLAALIQRPSALDPAVDPEGAAERWTWVLDGMVDIGALSEADRAAQVFPPTVAPDEAQNQNQTTGPNGLIERQVQRELLELFNISEQQLNTEGLQITTTIDPKAQRAAEEAVAEYLDGQDPDMRTAVVSIDPRTGGVRAYYGGSDANGFDFAQAGLPTGSSFKVFALVAALQQGIGLGFQVDSSPLEVDGIKIGNVEGNSCGTCNIAEALKRSLNTSYYRLMLELNNGPQDVADAAHQAGIAESFPGVDHTLSEDGKGGPPNNGVVLGQYQSRVIDMASAYATLAASGLYHKPHFVQKVVNSQGDVLFDATQEDNSGEQRIDKTVADNVTSAMQPIAAYSNGHALDGGRPSAAKTGTNQLGDTGANRDAWMVGFTPSLSTAVWVGTVDGTKPLENKWGSPVYGSGLPSDIWKATMDGALDGTDEESFPKPEEIGGYAGVPQAPRPTATSTLVPTPTETVIQPTLEVAPGITIPLGPPTTVPVGPPPPVGAPVPAPVVPVQPQPVVPGAPVPPGPPPPP
- a CDS encoding DUF5318 domain-containing protein, with product MRLQRQVVDYALRRRSLLAEVYSGRTGVSEVCDANPYLLRAAKFHGKQSSVMCPICRKEQLTLVSWVFGDHLGPVSGSARTAEELVLLATKFDEFSVHVVEVCRTCEWNHLVKSYVLGAVRPPKAPRGTRPARKSARTASE
- a CDS encoding DUF1707 SHOCT-like domain-containing protein, yielding MAVSSSGRPTTGTRAKDSDRNDICQVLDTALSEGQLSMAEHGERVKAATHAATLGDLQALVSDLQTANAPVTLPDLSRPKRRRISPQAGWGVKVAMAAVLVVLGVCIGWGLYGNTSSPLDFQSDPGAKSDGIQAKVLTPPRQLQSLNGLNGLFEQMRQRFGSTMGYELDIRADYASLDRPDPADNRRQQNYDYRGGWGDPWGSPTSLSSDDRLVDLARFDYEKTLAVMRGAPDTLGMNRADVTDSWLRIGPSTDPATPDLVTLEIVVNSDFGSGRIELYPDGTTKAIWPPSN
- a CDS encoding PadR family transcriptional regulator, with amino-acid sequence MLELAILGLLLESPMHGYELRKRLTGLLGAFRAFSYGSLYPALRRMQIDGLIVEDAAPAGAVARRRARRVYQLTDAGKQRFAELVADTGPQNYSDDGFGVHLAFFNRTPAEARMRILEGRRRQVEERREGLREAVARASTSFDRYTRQLHQLGLESSEREVKWLNELIAAERLGQGSPDNS